In the Salvia miltiorrhiza cultivar Shanhuang (shh) chromosome 8, IMPLAD_Smil_shh, whole genome shotgun sequence genome, gggctggcccggtgggctgacggaattgtgactgatgcatccagttacaacttctgctatgtttagatatatggtatttgcttaaatatatatatgtagcctcattaaaaaaaagtgaaattaattagttagaatatatatgtgtgtgtgtgtgtgtgcaatctcattaaaaaaagtgaaattaatttggattttttgtagaaattgattattagtatctcattagttagaaattaattattagtatctcattttaaagtattaccattatttttttgtatgtcaatgagacgtgcatggcaaatccactaattattcagtaataatccagattgattctagtgcattgatacatgttaaattttactatctcattttaatataattttgtttatgtaatcttgaatatcttatatttttgcatttcatgctttgctatataatttatatctttaatatctatgtatattttatacattatacattagatcattaggaataactAGAACGtccactcgtgcgatgcacgacgaacatcgaaattaacgatatatttaaataaataaaaataaatataaaatatattttaaaaataaaataaaataattcacgtcaattattcaataaaatcttgaatttaaaaattatattaacaactttgcataaagtataataaaaattattcaataacaaaaatgagcatttacacattattattatagagttacgcgtcataataaatattttcatatacaaacataaataaaaagttataaaattttaatgaaaagagagaaaataaaatatttaatgaaaagagagaaaataaaatattttaaaattttcataacatattcatttttatttttgatgtttttatacaatagtattaaatttaggtgcatattgaaaaaaaatcatgaattaaatttgacaatatttacaaaagaattaaattatgaaaaactaaaagaaaaaattgatggaagacgagagagaaaaagagagggaaaagatggagggaaaaactcctcttttatatattatatagataaaatacaaatgataattttatttttacgcctttaacctgattagcccgatgagctagcccgaaacccgaaagtttagggttagggttgaagatttacaacccgaaaaaatctccaactcgattagcccgcacccgactaacccggaacccgatagggctagcccgaaaatccggtgggctggcccgattgacatccctagatgAGCAGAAGCCAAAGACAGATTCTGAGAAAGATGAGATGATGAAAGTGCCTTATGCAAATGCAGTAGGAAGTATAATGTATACAATGGTTTGCACAAGGCCTGACTTATCTCATGCATTTAATGTGTTAAGTAGATATATGGCCAGTCCAGGGCAGTATCATTGGGAGGCTATAAAATGGATTATGAGATATTTGAAGAGTACATCAAAACATGGAATCTTATTTGAGCAGAATAAGGAATTGAGAGAGGATGTTTTAATGGTTTTTGTTGATTCAGATTATGCAACAAATCTGGATAACATGAGGTCTTAGTTAGGATATGTATTCTCTCTATTTAGATCTGCTATATCATGGAAATCATCATTGCAAAGTGTTATTGCTCTCTCAACAACATAGATCATATTGAATATCTGGCTCTTACTAAGGCAATTAAAGAAAGCATTTGGCTAAAAAGAATGATTAAAGAGTTTGGAATCAAACAGAAATATGTGACTATATTTTATGACAGTCAAAGTGTTTTGCACTTAGTAAAACACAGTGTCTTCATGAGAGGTCAAAGCACGTTGATGTGCGACATCGTTTTGTAAAGGACATTGTTAACAAATGTTTGGTGAGAGTTCTCAAGATTGGAACAAAGAACAATGCAACAGATATGTTAACCAGACTTTGTCTACTTCAAAGTTCAAGCATTGTCTTATGTTAATTGGTTTGGTATCTCAACAGGTAGTATAAGTGTTGGGAGCCCTGTGATAGGGCATATTTGAGGAGAAGTTACTGTTCTTATACTATGATCTTTTGGTCAAGGCGGAGATTGTGAAGATAGGTGACTGCAAAGATACATATCAAAGGGGCTTTTATGCAATATGTGCAAAGATGAAAGTTTTGTTTGCTATTTAGTTTCGGCCGTTAtaacaattcaattaaaagtgAAGTTCGATGTCGTTTTACATCTACGTATTGTTTAGACAAATTATTCTTTTTGGTATATATCTTTTAGTTAGGATATTTCATATATCATCTTTGTTGTGAGTCTTAGCTTAGATTCAGAGAGTTGGAGATAGGAATTATATTTGTAGCTTTCGTGTTGCGTTTCTCGATTGTTCGTATTGTTTACTACACTTGAAGAATAAGAATTGTCTTTCAATAGAGCACTTACAAACACAGACGGAGTAACTAATGAATCGAGTTTGTGTCATTATTCAATGAATTTAAATTCTTTAAAGTTTTGACTCTATTTGGATCTACGATTAAAGATTGTGATTTTTGGTGCAATAATCATTTTTATGATTTGTAGACGTCACCCAAAATTAGAAAGAAAGGAGggaaataaaaatagaaataaggcAGCCTATTTCAGGACTACAAGGTAAATTAACCTTCTCTTCAattattcattttctttcttcaattattcattttctttactgtttttcaaTCATTCGCATTCTTCCCTCTTGGTGAGAATGAAGGTGACTGCTTTAGTTTTCCTCGTCACTTTCATTTCCTTAGCTGCGAACTCAGCACTGAGCATCAGATTTCCGGATCGGATCTCCAATGACCCAAATCAAGGATCCGATCATCCCCTTAAAACTGCGGTTTTCGCTCTCGGCAGCTTTTGGAGGTCGGAGGCGACGTTTGGATGCCAAAACGGCGTCGTCAGAACCACCGCTGGTTATGCCGGCGGATCTAGGCCTAATCCCGAGTACCGAAGCTTAGGCGACCATGCGGAGTCCGTGCAGGTTAGAGTCCTATCATTTTCCGCTTTCATTATACTCCATTTTCTGTGATTTTAGCGGATTTTTGTTTCGCGTGTCTAATTGGGTATTGAGAATAGCTTTTCACAGTCAATTTGTTTTTCCAATGTCGATTTCGTTAAGAATTTACTATTAATGTGACCATGGAGCTGAATAATGCGATTGAGAGCGTTTGATATGAGTAATAGGTAATTCAGGGTTTAGTTACAGCTAATATCATCATGTCGAGATATAATGGAGGACTATTCCATGTGCATTAGAtttggacaaatatttaaggatGTATTTAAGTTCTGTAAATGTGATTTCTATCCATTAGCCGTGGTTTACCTCATATTTCATGTCTGCAGTGTGTTTTAATGTGGAATTACTAGTTGTACTTGTACTAGTTGATTGATAATTTGATGTATAAACTATGTAACGAGCTGCTCTCTAGCAGCTCTGTTTTGTAGCTTGTAGCTGTTTAATAAACCAGGATTGTTGCTTTTGTACAATCGAATACTGGTTCTGATTTAGGTTGTCAAAGACATCATTCAGGTAATATGGCTTATGTACTTCCAGAGTGGACTGAGTGTTGGATATGATAAAATCATTAAATTTATGTATACTATGATGCACTAACAAGAAGAAGGTGGATTGGTAGGTTACAACACTCAAATCTAAAATAGTTGTGGGCTCTGATTAACATTGGTCCCAGGTATAATCTTCTGTCATCTTACAAAGTAAACAAGGCGTAAAATCATTTATAGGTTACCTACAACCGAAATCTAATACGCACACACAAATTGAAGGTTGGACTTAGCGTAGTTTTGTAACTTGCTGATTTCCATGGCTTGGAGTTCATTTaatttatgatgatgatgaagttGCAAGAATATTTACTACATAGTAGGCAAGCATTGGTTGTAGCAAATGGAAGTTCAGTTTTATAAACATGCAATAGTTTACGCCACATTAGATTAAGGTAAGGTGAAGTCCTCTGACCGCAAGATTTTTTACACTTGACTCCTAGTTTTACTTTTAGTAGCAGCTACTTTTCCCTGTTCTGGTGGATGATGGAATAATTTCTTTAAGTGATCAAATCATTCTGTGCAGGTAGAATACGATCCCAGGATTACAAGTTTCCGAGAACTACTTGATGTCTTTTGGAGTAGTCATGATTCTAGGCAAGTGTTCGGGCAAGGTCCTGATGTTGGGAATCAATACAGGTACTTGTTTTCACTTCCAGCACTCCTCTTGTACAACCATACCCCATTTAAAGAAGTCCTCTGACTTGTTGAATCGTATCACCTGAGCAGGTCTTTAATCTTTACAAACAGCACTGAAGAATCTAGGATTGCTGCTCTCAGCAAAGAAAAGGAGCAAACACGATCAAAGACCAGTGTTATTACCACTCAAATTCAACAGCTAGTAGTATTTTATCCTGCGGAGCCAGAACATCAGGTTTGTGATTTAATATAATACGAGGCTAGTTTTAAGATTGCACTTCCATTTTTTGTTTGTTCAAATAGTTAGTATTGTGATGCAAGTTTTGTCGATTTCAACATGACCAAAACTACAAAAGATTATATCCCGTCTCTAAAGTCTGAAAGAATGCGGAGCTGTAATCTTTTGATATCTCTGGTCTTATGAAATTCCTTTAGCACACAACCATACATGCATTTCTTAGATCGTCAGCTTATTGTCTGCCCGCCCTTCCTGTAGAAATTTGAGCTTAAACGCAATCCTTTTCTTCTTCAATTGATTGGAAACTTGTCCGAGGAAGATCTTGAGAGGTCCAACCTAGCAACAAAACTGAATGGATATGCAGCAGAGCTTTGTCCCCCTAGGTTGCAGAGGCAGATTGACGCCAAGATCAATGACATCGTAAGAAAAGGCTGGCCAATTCTAAGGGAGATCTAACTCGACATTGCTCTAAATCCTCGAGTTTACAGATCAAAACCGCTCATGCGGTGCTCTAATTTGAGCCGACATTCATAAGCTGACGGCATTCTCTTCGTTGATGAGACCTTGGTCGACATGGCCGAAGCTGATTAGTTCAATGCTAGCCCACTGCTGAGTGAGTGAGGCTAGTGCCATTGTTGTTGGAGGGACTGGGACTGGGACTGCTGGCGGATGCTTGATCGATTGTAATAGATGTGTCATTGATCGCTGCTAGATAGGTAGAAAATAGTCTTTGCTAATCTATTAATCATTTTGATGAAtcgattaattttgaatttatttgatcATTTTATCTATGTTTTATCAATTTATTctacacaaaaacttgggtgcaaccggttgcaccgtgcaaccgAGTTGCACCTGTACCCATACCCTGATCCATATTCTAACCCGAATTCGCATCCTGACCAaaatcgtataaatgacaccattcaattatacaaatgacacagtctataattgatactattaaattatacaaatgacactgcatgtcagtataactgaatagtatcATCTACACAGTtaatatcatttgtataatcgaataatgtcaattatacagtggcatttacaatattatagtgtcatttatacgcagtatcatttgtataatcgaatagtgtcaattacaagcagtattatttatatagctgaatagtgtcatttacacaattCAGGTCAAGATGCGGGTTCGGGTCAGGGCGCGGGTGCAACCGATCGCACCCAAGAGCACTTCTTTGTTCTATCACTCGAAATTATATTTATCAGTGATAGGTCGCACGGTTCATTTGGGATCGAGTGTCCTACTTTTTCGTGCCTCGTTATAgatcacttttaatttttttatttataaattttttcttcaatgtCAATCTTTTgtgtttaagtttaattttctaCTTATTAACTAGGGAGGTTATATCCAATCAGGGCATATGATACATTTTCAGTATCTAAGTTCAattgagttttaaaaaaaaaagtatctaagttcaattttatcaattaatttataaagatTGGTGGGTGGGTCGGGCCGAGCCGTCAGCCCTATGAGTATGATGTGCaatgtaattttaatattttattactaatttaattcaattattattaatttaactttGTAAATAAATCCAAATTTTAGCaagggtcaaaatttaaaatacccaccttcataacttatctatcaaaaatacccactttcacaaAACACATATCAACCATATCCAACTCATAATTAATGACAAAACTACCCTTCAACAAATCCTCTACCTATTCATTATCAAACCATTCCATGTTCAAATTAAAACAAGTCTAAATAGATattatcaggcccaacatgcttccgtaacacttcgaaataaatcttaaaatttaaaccaacattatacctttatcgactggtcttcttcaggagtcggtcttgttgcgttttacggctcgtctgcctccccggcacgcaccaaccacactctcgcaagagatggttgcaacccttctccttcactaagtgccgactcaatactttgttggaaaaaataaagaaaatatttttactcaactggaatagttggacaaaaactaagcgtttatagaggaattatataaaaattaatttatttcataaaatactccccaagggaggagactaacttgttttagctactcatagtagctaatacttgtgtacataaaaattaaaaggaactaaaactaaaacgaaaaaactttgaaaactagaattaaaaaattacaaagataattttttctagagagaggaagtggtgtgtgaaaatgtgttCTGATTTTTCGatgccttcttctctccagagcttgggtttatatagaggtttggacccctctattattgctcggtagttggccttggattccttcctcgtggccagcttgcttggaTGGTGatagccaccttcttttgtcggccattattgccgacactagttagtgccttcacatggaTGGAGTTGAACCTTCCTTTATCTTTTTGTGATAATGGTTGGTGAGGTTCAGCAACTTTTCCACCATCCTTTGTCTTCTTCTGATGAGTGGAGTTCCTGTAGAATTACCCACTTTGGTTAGTGGGTAGTTGGCCTGCATTATTATCCGCCCACTTTCGTCGTTTTTCTTTTAGTGGGTGGTCCTCCTGTCttgagtcacatgactcccttttctttgtcgggccccttacttttttggtgcccgtgGTGCTCGTCCTCGTGGAGTCTTGTGCTCCTCGTACTCGTCTGACCGGAATTTCTTCTTGTTAGGCTTTGGGAAGAAGCCTTTGCCAAACTCCGGTTCTTTCTGCGTTGGACACTCCGTGCAGATGTGATCTGTCCAATGGCCTAAATGAGCCATGTTACAGAATTTGTGACGGGTTTCTTTGCTTCCCGCCACCTTGTTTCGCCAGAGTGTCAGCCTCTTTTCTTCAAAGGCCTTCTCTGCGAAACTTGTAGTTTTTCCTGTCATAGAATTTAACAGGAAAGATCCAAGTCCTGCATTATGAGAGAACTTGAACTGGTACtttactttgtccatctctgtaagacagacccatagtccccatgcacgtctcgtggagatttgatcctccgcgAATGTTGTGACAATGGAAACTTCATGATTGGGTGCCTTAATTCGGTTTAAGGCCTCCGTGtcgggtctccgaagcttaataaaatgaaaagcttCATGATTCCCTTTTCCTGCTGGTTCTGGAGCTGCGCTGAGGAAGTATAGCTCCAGGACATCTCCCCGGTTAAGGGACTGGTTGTTCGCCCAAGCATCATAGACTGTCTTTTGGATCCAcctgggtagacccttgatttcgctaAATGTTGGCGAagtagtataaactgaggctaatgccccgaattcataccactctttgacctcctgaggattggctccggtggtcatccatatgcgaggatattttcccgcaacatcaacccggcaatagCTCGGATTGAGTCCTTTTCTGGTATTGAGTTTTTCCCATCTGGACTGGTACATCTGCCAAACAGGAGAAATGTCAATAATATtagtatcaatcttagatttgccCGTCAGTGGCCTAagactgatctctccctcttttaccccagaggtggagggttgacatgttggttcgggcggtgaagccttagcaacatctttttctcgAGGATCCGGTTTTAacaccttagcctcagaacttgtgctaggggtattggaatcccctgctacaggtaatccggcctgtacggtaatgcctgcttcGATCATGGGAGCCATGATCCCGCGCAGGAGCGGCTTGTGGGTTGCATCATTAAGATTTAACATCTTTTTGATACATTCTCGTATGCGGTTGGTTACTTTGGATTCATCGTCCGTTTGTATCCTTCccgcttgtttggcatggagtaagcactcttgccattcttgttgtagcatctccaggTTGTCCAGGAGCTGCCTCTGGTACTCCATGATAgagtcaacctcagttggctccatctcttgttaggaaatctgcaagaacattttgatcagatttcaagatgacaatatcataatcataatattggcattctgcttgccatctaagcaatctagccttttcaggtttagattctatcttttttgttaagaaagctttaacattcgtgttatctactttcaaaacgaatttcttagcaagtaagaagagcggccattttttgaacgcctttctgactgcataaaattctttctcgtttatgtgccatcgcacagcctcgttGTCGGAGAAGAGTCCGCTGCAGTATCTacaaggttcttctccaaatggggtgatctttgtgagcacagctgcccaccaggaatcactcgcgtcggtgtagaggactaagtcatcctcgtcttgtggtattgaaagttttgggagatttttacaaatctctttcaacttcttcataccctaccgatgctcctccttccatatgaatggaacatctttcttcagtagtggactgaagacttttctctgttctgcaaggtttttgataaacatccctgcaaaattgacaactccgagaaaactttggagctgctttttctccttgagatcctctgGGAAATTCTGGACTTTTTCTACAATATGGtcttgtagaattattccagattcatcgatctcaattcccagaaactccatcttctgggtggctatgactgccttcttttcagacagcactagtcattcttgttgacaaacatccgcaaagatctccagatgcctgacatgttcctgaatgttttttgatgcaataagaatgtcatcaatataaacaaacataaacgaagaataatctttgaagagattatccatctttctttggaatatctgaggcgcgttggctagccccattggcatgacattccagacataatgtccttgtggagttgagaaggctgtaaacttcttactcccttcctccatgcgaatctggtagaagcctgatttgcaatcgaacttcgagaatacccttgcacttctgatgcagttgatgaggtgttctctacttgggatgaagtatccgtcaaactcaagaatatcattaattataattaatgaccaatcttggttttcctcgcttgatctccccatgatttctcaccagaaatccaggactgctgtagggcgacttccctggttcgatcaacttcaaatcaaggtgttccttgattatactcctcatatcctgttgatcttgagtgttcatcaggataggtctgaaccttacaaACTCATGCTCTTTTCCAGTTTttgtaggaatattaaactgaattaacgttccgctttgcccgatgatcgtttcttggattattattaatttatcatacaacgattaatcctaacatgctcctatgaatttaacagctgcacgttggagttcagaaatacctgaagaattcctaagaattcgtcaatctgtcgctgaacaggtcagccaacttcaacgctccgtttgacccctcaaacgacctccaatcgtattttgtgcagaaatacgacttcttcgtcttcgagagagctttccgtggccgcctgattcgtctgaatcggagttctgtggaggaagttatggccgttttacggagactgccagaacttggtttcctgcgaaaatctgactccagctctgatcttctcgactgtatcccgctcaattcccaacgttggatggacaacgagctatggaaattcccaagacagaaatcacctcacgtttttcctgcgcctctctctgctctcaaaaccctaattttatcagtgtgttttcctgagagctgacagctgtatttaataatacagaaactgagagggggcgccagttttagtgtgagggccgaaaatctgccctacttgggctaggagacattgggccagcccagggaccagatacaaggaataaagatgggcctcaaataaattaatttatctatggtcagcccagaccataattaatttataaatatcagttcattccactagagaaccgatactgacttacccctttattgccggtgatgagtcggggcttgtatttagacttattaattctccgtatttaaaatatccgacatccattaattaattagagctctgacagcttaaattaattaatctcttaataattccttaagcagtaccactcaaactttattattacgcctgaacttaatcaacctgcagggtttagcgtaataaaccttattgagctccttaaggggatgtcattatcctataccggatacgggtactaatacagataatcaaatatcatatattaaccgctatcacccaagatacagagtactcgagttagtatataactttcacccatagtaagtcaaagtgatatacgaattaatatatatatctgaatacttattagtattaagatttataagtcaccgagatcttgattcttcacttaagtcagatagaagaatacatctcaaactgtggtcctatcaatacgtaatgacgtaccagtatagacaagtagccaagacaaactacttccatctatactgcagcctaaaccaataacttgtcctagagttatttcggctgtgatcatattatatctcttaaggttattccaattatatggtcttctgtgatctacaacacaccatataatctacttatatagagataaagaacatacatatgcaatcatgaacacaatcagataggagattagatagtgaacttaggaaacattgtatacaagcataaaacgttcttgctttcagtatacaaatccaacaatctcccacttatactaaagcaaacttttagtatacaatgcgtctatttaccaatcacctaacacttctcccacttatacttaaagtttcctaagtgggtggcatcaatctggcatcaatcgcattcccatctttcaatgaccatttgcgataagccttttgtgaaagatcagtaggtttctccaatatg is a window encoding:
- the LOC131001667 gene encoding peptide methionine sulfoxide reductase A5 — its product is MKVTALVFLVTFISLAANSALSIRFPDRISNDPNQGSDHPLKTAVFALGSFWRSEATFGCQNGVVRTTAGYAGGSRPNPEYRSLGDHAESVQVEYDPRITSFRELLDVFWSSHDSRQVFGQGPDVGNQYRSLIFTNSTEESRIAALSKEKEQTRSKTSVITTQIQQLVVFYPAEPEHQKFELKRNPFLLQLIGNLSEEDLERSNLATKLNGYAAELCPPRLQRQIDAKINDIVRKGWPILREI